A genome region from Triticum aestivum cultivar Chinese Spring chromosome 2B, IWGSC CS RefSeq v2.1, whole genome shotgun sequence includes the following:
- the LOC123038803 gene encoding 1-aminocyclopropane-1-carboxylate oxidase homolog 1-like, protein MPEVRFYCGEPGWLPWEDLASFERNLRDTLFALLSEALGLHPYHLADMGCNQGQMILCHYYPPCPEPSLAIGTTRHSDSGFLTVLLQDSVGGLQVLHENRWVDVTPTPGAFIVNVGDLLQMISNDRFRSVEHRVIAKNEAPRVSIACFPSNPSSERIYGPIKELLSEKNPPLYRETLARDYVAHYYSVGLGPMMAINDFRL, encoded by the exons ATGCCAGAGGTGAGGTTCTACTGTGGAGAGCCAGGTTGGTTGCCATGGGAGGATCTGGCTAGCTTTG AAAGGAACCTACGGGACACACTCTTTGCTCTGCTGTCCGAAGCACTTGGCCTCCACCCCTACCACCTCGCCGACATGGGTTGCAACCAGGGCCAGATGATACTCTGCCACTACTACCCCCCATGCCCAGAGCCCTCCCTCGCCATCGGCACCACCCGCCACTCCGACTCCGGCTTCCTCACGGTGCTCCTCCAGGACAGCGTCGGCGGGCTCCAGGTCCTCCACGAGAACCGGTGGGTCGACGTCACGCCAACACCGGGGGCGTTCATCGTCAATGTGGGCGATCTCTTACAG ATGATCTCGAATGACAGGTTTAGGAGCGTGGAGCACAGAGTCATCGCGAAGAATGAAGCACCGAGGGTCTCGATCGCGTGTTTCCCAAGCAATCCAAGTTCGGAGAGGATATATGGCCCCATCAAGGAGCTGCTGTCGGAGAAGAACCCGCCGTTGTACAGGGAGACACTCGCTAGGGACTATGTCGCGCATTACTACTCTGTCGGATTGGGCCCCATGATGGCCATCAATGATTTTCGTCTATGA
- the LOC123040049 gene encoding 1-aminocyclopropane-1-carboxylate oxidase homolog 1 translates to MSAAYDRAAELRALDATFAGVHGLVASGVTRVPRIFRVPDDVPQQPTDGRQEPAAIPVIDLGCGDHAAVVTAVGRAAAEWGFFQVTGHGVPPEVGTAAVEAARAFHESPGGEGTDKARLYTREPARAVKYNCNFDLHQSKVANWRDTLYLRVAPHPPDAGDMPESCRRDVFFDYAEHVRNLRDTLFALLSEALGLDPNHLADMGCNHGQMMLCHYYPPCPEPSLAIGTTRHSDSGFLTVLLQDGVGGLQVLHENRWVDITPTPGAFIVNVGDLLQMISNDRFRSVEHRVIAKNSAPRVSIACFPSNPSSESIYGPIKELLSEKNPPLYRETLARDYVAHYYSVGLGPKMAINDFRLWNRQKSPL, encoded by the exons ATGTCGGCCGCCTATGACCGCGCGGCCGAGCTCCGCGCGCTGGACGCCACCTTCGCCGGCGTGCACGGCCTCGTCGCCTCCGGCGTCACCCGCGTGCCCCGCATCTTCCGTGTCCCCGACGACGTCCCACAGCAGCCCACCGACGGGCGGCAAGAACCTGCAGCCATCCCGGTGATCGACCTCGGCTGCGGCGACCACGCGGCCGTGGTCACCGCCGTGGGCCGGGCCGCGGCGGAGTGGGGGTTCTTCCAGGTGACGGGCCACGGCGTGCCTCCTGAGGTGGGCaccgcggcggtggaggcggcccgGGCGTTCCACGAGTCCCCCGGCGGCGAGGGCACCGACAAGGCGCGGCTCTACACCCGCGAGCCGGCCAGGGCCGTCAAGTACAACTGCAACTTCGACCTGCACCAGTCCAAGGTGGCCAACTGGCGCGACACCCTCTACCTCCGCGTCGCGCCGCACCCTCCCGACGCCGGCGACATGCCGGAGTCCTGCCGCCG TGACGTGTTCTTTGACTACGCCGAGCACGTGAGGAACCTACGGGACACACTCTTTGCTCTGCTGTCCGAAGCACTTGGCCTCGACCCCAACCACCTCGCCGACATGGGTTGCAACCACGGCCAGATGATGCTCTGCCACTACTACCCTCCATGCCCCGAGCCCTCCCTCGCCATCGGCACCACCCGCCACTCCGACTCCGGCTTCCTCACGGTGCTCCTCCAGGACGGCGTCGGCGGGCTCCAGGTCCTCCACGAGAACCGGTGGGTCGACATCACGCCAACACCGGGGGCGTTCATCGTCAATGTGGGCGATCTCTTACAG ATGATCTCGAATGACAGGTTTAGGAGCGTGGAGCATAGAGTCATCGCAAAGAACAGTGCACCAAGGGTCTCGATCGCCTGTTTCCCAAGCAATCCAAGTTCGGAGAGTATATATGGCCCGATCAAGGAGCTGCTGTCGGAGAAGAACCCACCATTGTACAGGGAGACACTCGCTAGGGATTACGTCGCGCACTATTACTCTGTCGGATTGGGTCCCAAGATGGCCATCAATGATTTTCGTCTATGGAATCGTCAGAAAAGTCCTTTATGA